Below is a window of Populus trichocarpa isolate Nisqually-1 chromosome 3, P.trichocarpa_v4.1, whole genome shotgun sequence DNA.
aattgtcaagtaTGATCCTCTGTTTtataaaacaaaccctaaatatCGACTCGGGGTTAAATGGACTGTCTTCTCACGTTATGTTCTCCGATTTTGAATCCAAAGAAAGGCCGTGAGCATAGATAGTTTGAATCTAGACCCAACTAAAGAGAAGTTTAGTCTGAATATGCATGGGATTTGgacaaaaaatatcatattgctgagaaaaaataaagtgaactTCATATTCAACCAGTCAGTGCTTTATGCGAAGAGAACAATAgcaacaagaagaaagaaaacagtcACCCaagtagaaagaaagaaagaaaaacttagTTCATGTGTAAGATGaacaagaattaaaagaaaaacactattaTTCAACATAAACCATTGGACATGCACGATCCATGAAATCAAATTAGCGTTCCCCATCAATAGCTTGAGcagaatataaataaataaagagtacTCTTAACAAATATAAGAGGGAATTGGGAGCAAAGACATGTTCTCTTCCTCTCCATTAAATAATTGATCAGCggctaaaaatatttaagaactcGAAACACTGCATAAAGGCAGACCACATTCCATGTTCCTTCTTGTTTGTAGCATCATTGGAGTTTGTAGGAAAAGGAGAAGCGCCACCAGCTTCACCATCAATACTGCTCAATGGAACATTATCTGAATACGCAATGCTATCGTCAtggaataaagaaaataattgtttcatCGGTTGCGCTCCTAGTTCATCATCAAATAGGCGATAATCAGTATAATCTTCACGAAAACGAGCACCACCAGCAGATCCACATTCACCTCCATAGCTGCGACCTCCTCTTgccatgtttttattaatatctgAGACGCAAATATTAATAGGGCTATGCATAGTCAGCCTATAGTTATTTATACACATTCGCCACTTGTTCCTTATCTTACAGGGAAAAGGATTTGTTAGCTTGGAAGCAGCAGGATTCATCTCCGTATCGGATATTGACTCTTATATATATGTGCAAAAAGAAaatacgagaaaaaaaaaacatgcaaaaatttGGCCAGCGGCTAGCCACGAAAGCAGAAAGAAATAACCTAACTGGCATAaaattgtcttttaaaaaaaaaaccctaaagccTGAGATCCTGGACAGAACAGCCAGTAATTAAACTGGACAAGGAACCACAGTTTGTCGAGACTAATCGGAACAGAATTAGAAAAGAGAACCTATAGAATCCTATCAAGCGCAGAATAGAAGCCACAGAAAGTTGAAACAAGCCATAACTTTAGAGGGAGCTCCTGATCTCTGTCTCTCCTCCTTATAAGACTCCACATCTCCTTTCTTTATCTTGGTCTCCCATGTTACAACTTCCTTGTCTACAACAGTTTCTGATCCCAAATCAACACATTCTAAAGAAGAGTTCCAGGATTCCCAATAAGCAGTTACACTTGATGAGTTCGAGCTGGAAGAAGAAATATAATCAGCAAAAGTGTCTGTATAAGAAGAAGCAGAGTTGCTTCTGCATGGTTCTGTGCCACCTTCAAGATCACCAGCCTCTATAGCCATGAAGGAAATTGGCAAACTGTCTTTATCGTTCTTCATATTTCTTTAGCAGAGAGAAACTAATGTTATCCTGATCAAATAAACTATAATAAAGAGTGTAATTTGTGAAATTTTTAGGTAGTTCTTAGTTTTTCCTGTATGGTAATCCAATACATAGTAAGACCCGAATCCAAATTAAAATAGGATTtacaatattttaatgttattcGAGACTAAATCTAGCTACTTGCGATGAAAAACTAAAACCACAaagaaaagtaaaggaaaagaGTAATTAAAACAGCATCAGAACTGAATTTACAAAAGTTCCTAAATATAAGTCATGGCATAACCTACTCCTTGTCCATAAAATGCAGATTCATGCACCTAAAATTCAAGCAGACTTTTTTAATTAGCAAGACCACTTTATGCCTCGAGCTTGCGCAATGGAGGTGGCCTCTTCACTGGTTGGACCTCGGTCTTGAAAAGAAAGGAGAGGTTGTCCacggaaaaataaacaaatccaCCACTTGAGTGAGTTACAAATGACCCATAACTCTTGCCAACAATGCAGTGCCATGCGATGCCATACATTGCATCAAActcctgaaaaagaaaaggaaaaggaaacaaaaaagaggCAAGGGACTAATGAACAACAGCAGTGCCAAAACTTCCTTGTATATGCTCATTTGCAAGGATCGAATTGCTAAGAAAAGAGGCAGGGGAGAAAAAGTTCAAGTCAACTAAGGTCAATTACATAAATACTTTTGGTTGTTGTCAACCCAGCCACgttaataaaatttcaacaagGTTTGAACACATAGGGCGCAGTTGtctaaaaatttcaaacaaaatcaatggTATAATCGGTATGGAAATCAAGATACATTGTTTAGTGCAAtgacaaaaaactaaaatcttttACATCAGGAATTGATGTGTTATTGAAAAAGTTAATAAAGTTGCaagcttttaaacaaaaacaacaaagctaTAAgctccataataataataataataaataacttgGCAACCATAATactatttttgttaattaaatctCAACTTAACAGTCATCGTagattttcctgaaaaattacTCGGGTGCTATGAGTACTCTCACTAGTCATGAGTACAGTTAGTGGGACAACCTTCTTTCATGTCATGAATCAACATGATTAGAAGGGATAGAGAAGAGGTGGGGTATGGTTACTTGACCTATCTGTGCCTCTCTGCTTGCTATCAAGTCTTGTAATAAACTTATGATAGGGAGATTTACTGTTCTTCCACCAACAAATTGAAGTGTTCATTCATATGCAGTATCAATAGATGCCCTGTTCATTAATCAGAATGATGCCATATTTGGAactatgcttaaaaaaaaacttggactgTATTAGAAGCAAATTTTATGTACAATCATCAAGGTCGAATCCATGGAAAATCTCCATACCTTCTTGAGACTCATGGCGATATGAGTAGGATTGGGATTCTTGCTCTCGAGATTATTAGCATCAAGGAGTGCTCTACTGAACCTAAATGCATGCTCTTGCATTGCACCAGGCATGTCTGCTGATCTCAGCCGTATGTTCAACTCGACAGCTATTGCTGCTAGCCTCACTTCATtggttgctgctgctggtggccCCACCATGGGAGGCACCGGTAACATACGCCCAGGAGGTAGGAACTGCACCCTTTCCTTATTCTTTTCcattctcctcctccttccaGTCTCTGACTGTGGTCTCTCCATGGAAACAAGCCTGGACAGTCACAATGTCTTGGGGAGAGAGATAGATAGTTGTACAAGCCTGGACAGTCACAATGTCTTGGGGAGAGATCGAGAGAGAGAGTTGTACAAGCCTGGACAGTCACAACGTCTTGGAGAGAGAGATGAGTTGTAGGCATTGTTTTAAAATCTGTACCGGATCAGCAGGTAGATATGGGTACCTGAATGATATGGGGTGGAACagtttagattgaaaaaaaaaaccttgatttaCTTGGTTAAAAACCTAAGTTGTCCTGATTGATTCGGGTGTAACTATCAAaacttaatcataattttgttaaaataatgttatatatatatataaacctcatTTGACTAGTCGATTCTCACCTGTAACTCAAGTATTATCTGTAACTCAATTCTTATCTCAAGTAGATCCCcagttaagttttaaaattataattataggtAGGTATTAGGGCAG
It encodes the following:
- the LOC7479196 gene encoding dynein light chain 1, cytoplasmic, with the translated sequence MERPQSETGRRRRMEKNKERVQFLPPGRMLPVPPMVGPPAAATNEVRLAAIAVELNIRLRSADMPGAMQEHAFRFSRALLDANNLESKNPNPTHIAMSLKKEFDAMYGIAWHCIVGKSYGSFVTHSSGGFVYFSVDNLSFLFKTEVQPVKRPPPLRKLEA